Proteins from a single region of Haloterrigena alkaliphila:
- the icd gene encoding isocitrate dehydrogenase (NADP(+)) codes for MSYDKIEVPEEGEKITLKEGTEDELEVPDNPIIPIIYGDGVGSDVGPAAQKVLEAAADETGREINWMRLYAGGSAREKYDENLPDETVEAIKEHRVAIKGPLTTPVGAGFRSLNVALRKKLDLYANVRPTYHLDGVPSPVKNPGEMDMVTFRENTEDVYAGIEWEEGTDEVQEVKEFVEEDMGFDNTIHDGPVGIGIKPITEFGSKRLIRRAIDYALEHDRDSVTLVHKGNIMKFTEGQFRDWGYEVAEEEYGDEVITEDTLWEEKDGEAPDDAVVVNDRIADNMLQQILTRTDNYDVVATMNLNGDYMSDACGAQIGGLGIAPGANFGDGRLLAEPVHGSAPKYEGQDKVNPTAMILSGRMMLEHIGWSDAADLVRDAVEETISSGKVTYDLERNLEDAEKLATSEFAEEVVDNIEKLS; via the coding sequence ATGAGCTACGACAAGATCGAGGTCCCCGAGGAGGGGGAGAAGATCACGCTGAAAGAGGGTACCGAGGACGAACTCGAGGTACCCGACAACCCGATCATCCCGATCATCTACGGCGACGGCGTCGGGAGCGACGTCGGCCCGGCCGCACAGAAGGTTCTCGAGGCCGCCGCGGACGAGACCGGCCGCGAGATCAACTGGATGCGCCTCTACGCGGGCGGGTCCGCACGCGAAAAATACGACGAGAACCTGCCGGACGAGACGGTCGAAGCGATCAAGGAACACCGCGTCGCGATCAAGGGCCCGCTGACGACGCCCGTCGGCGCCGGCTTCCGCTCGCTGAACGTCGCCCTGCGGAAGAAGCTCGACCTCTACGCGAACGTGCGACCGACCTACCACCTCGACGGCGTCCCGTCGCCGGTCAAGAACCCCGGCGAGATGGACATGGTCACCTTCCGTGAAAACACGGAAGACGTCTACGCCGGCATCGAGTGGGAGGAAGGCACCGACGAGGTCCAGGAAGTCAAGGAGTTCGTCGAAGAGGACATGGGCTTCGACAACACCATCCACGACGGCCCCGTCGGCATCGGCATCAAGCCGATCACGGAGTTCGGCTCCAAGCGGCTGATCCGCCGTGCCATCGACTACGCCCTCGAGCACGACCGCGACTCGGTCACGCTGGTCCACAAGGGTAACATCATGAAGTTCACCGAGGGCCAGTTCCGCGACTGGGGCTACGAGGTCGCCGAGGAAGAGTACGGTGACGAGGTCATCACCGAGGACACGCTCTGGGAGGAGAAAGACGGCGAAGCACCCGACGACGCGGTCGTCGTCAACGACCGCATCGCGGACAACATGCTCCAGCAGATCCTCACCCGCACCGACAACTACGACGTCGTCGCGACGATGAACCTGAACGGGGACTACATGTCCGACGCCTGTGGTGCCCAGATCGGCGGTCTCGGTATCGCGCCCGGCGCCAACTTCGGCGACGGTCGCCTGCTCGCCGAGCCGGTCCACGGCTCCGCACCCAAGTACGAGGGCCAGGACAAGGTCAACCCGACCGCCATGATCCTCTCGGGCCGCATGATGCTCGAACACATCGGCTGGTCCGACGCCGCCGACCTCGTCCGCGACGCCGTCGAAGAGACCATCTCCTCCGGCAAGGTCACCTACGACCTCGAGCGCAACCTCGAGGACGCCGAGAAGCTCGCCACCAGCGAGTTCGCGGAGGAAGTCGTCGACAATATCGAGAAACTTTCGTAG
- a CDS encoding isoaspartyl peptidase/L-asparaginase: MQVLVHGGAGSAPDDPEGRQERLERAADSGAAETDPVDAVESAVRVLESDPRFNAGIGSAVQSDGAIRTDAGLMTDDRSVGAACSMPGVERAVSVARLVLEETPHGFVSGEHAVALADAYGIETGVDLWSDRTRERWADLETPPADDPRAQLEWIRERYGQSDSGGRTNSDADSTEPPADHDNAGRGPASRGPTDHDTVGAVAFDGEALAAATSTGGRWLALAGRVGDVPQVGSGFYCSPAAAVSATGAGEDIARVTLSRRVARHVERGRDADAAAELALEEFAELTGSTAGVIAIDARGTLGSAYNSVAMQTASATRRS, encoded by the coding sequence ATGCAGGTACTCGTCCACGGCGGCGCAGGCAGCGCCCCCGACGATCCCGAGGGCAGGCAGGAACGGCTCGAGCGGGCCGCCGACTCCGGCGCAGCGGAGACGGACCCCGTCGATGCGGTCGAATCGGCGGTGCGCGTCCTCGAGTCCGATCCTCGATTCAACGCGGGAATCGGGAGCGCCGTCCAGAGCGACGGCGCGATCCGCACCGACGCCGGACTGATGACCGACGATCGATCGGTCGGCGCGGCCTGCTCGATGCCGGGGGTCGAACGCGCGGTCAGCGTCGCCCGACTCGTGCTCGAGGAGACGCCACACGGATTCGTCTCCGGCGAGCACGCCGTCGCGCTGGCCGACGCGTACGGGATCGAGACGGGGGTCGACCTCTGGTCCGATCGGACACGAGAGCGGTGGGCCGACCTCGAAACACCGCCGGCCGACGATCCCCGGGCGCAACTCGAGTGGATTCGCGAGCGGTACGGTCAATCGGATTCGGGCGGTCGAACGAATTCTGACGCTGATTCCACGGAGCCGCCGGCGGATCACGACAACGCTGGACGGGGTCCAGCGAGCCGTGGTCCAACGGACCACGACACGGTCGGCGCCGTCGCGTTCGACGGCGAGGCCCTCGCGGCGGCGACCTCGACCGGCGGCCGGTGGCTCGCGCTCGCGGGCCGCGTCGGGGACGTTCCGCAGGTCGGGTCGGGATTCTACTGTTCGCCCGCGGCCGCGGTCAGCGCGACCGGCGCCGGCGAGGATATCGCTCGCGTGACGCTCTCGAGGCGCGTCGCCCGCCACGTCGAACGGGGCCGCGACGCCGACGCGGCCGCGGAACTCGCGCTCGAGGAGTTCGCGGAGCTGACCGGCTCGACGGCGGGCGTCATCGCTATCGACGCGCGTGGAACCCTCGGCTCGGCGTACAACAGTGTCGCGATGCAGACGGCGAGCGCGACTCGCCGGTCGTGA